A genomic segment from Nocardia cyriacigeorgica GUH-2 encodes:
- a CDS encoding alpha/beta hydrolase, which translates to MIAATAVLAGVMSGIGASPAAAADPIIDNRSLLADPTAPDGSRIVKAEYKDDRNIRLHVHSAAMDENVIIDVQRPADASVPRPTLYLLNGAGGGEDDASWQVKTDALDFLSDKNVNVVQPIGGKWSYYTDWIADDPVLGRNKWKTFFTEELPPLIDGALGTNGTNAIAGLSTSGTTVLALPIAKPGLYKAAAAYSGCAQTSDPVGSEFVKLTVETWGGGDTMNMWGPQGSEEWVKNDPYVNAEGLRGLDLYISTGNGLPGMYDTLNGPYALPGAYGLANQIVIGGVIEAGTNFCTHNLKNKLDSLGIPATYNFRDSGTHSWGYWRDEFQRSWPVLAKGLGI; encoded by the coding sequence ATGATCGCGGCAACGGCAGTTCTCGCGGGAGTCATGTCCGGTATCGGCGCATCCCCGGCGGCAGCGGCTGACCCGATCATCGACAACCGGAGTCTGCTGGCCGACCCCACCGCGCCCGACGGTTCCCGCATCGTCAAGGCCGAGTACAAGGACGACCGCAACATCCGGTTGCACGTGCACTCCGCCGCGATGGACGAGAACGTCATCATCGACGTGCAGCGCCCGGCCGACGCCTCGGTGCCCCGCCCCACCCTGTACCTGCTCAACGGTGCCGGCGGCGGCGAGGACGACGCCTCATGGCAGGTGAAGACCGACGCCCTCGACTTCCTGTCGGACAAGAACGTCAACGTGGTGCAGCCGATCGGCGGCAAGTGGAGCTACTACACCGACTGGATCGCCGACGACCCGGTGCTGGGCCGCAACAAGTGGAAGACCTTCTTCACCGAGGAGCTGCCCCCGCTGATCGACGGCGCGCTGGGCACCAACGGCACCAACGCCATCGCGGGCCTGTCCACCTCGGGCACCACCGTGCTGGCCCTGCCGATCGCCAAGCCCGGCCTGTACAAGGCCGCCGCCGCCTACAGCGGTTGCGCCCAGACCAGTGACCCGGTGGGCTCGGAGTTCGTGAAGCTGACCGTCGAGACCTGGGGCGGCGGCGACACCATGAACATGTGGGGCCCGCAGGGCTCGGAGGAATGGGTCAAGAACGATCCGTACGTCAACGCCGAGGGTCTGCGCGGCCTGGATCTCTACATCTCCACCGGCAACGGCCTGCCCGGCATGTACGACACCCTCAACGGCCCCTACGCGCTGCCCGGCGCCTATGGCCTGGCCAACCAGATCGTCATCGGTGGCGTCATCGAGGCGGGCACCAACTTCTGCACCCACAACCTGAAGAACAAGCTCGACTCGCTCGGCATCCCGGCCACCTACAACTTCCGCGATTCCGGCACCCACTCGTGGGGCTACTGGCGCGACGAGTTCCAGCGCTCCTGGCCGGTGCTGGCCAAGGGCCTCGGGATCTGA